The Babylonia areolata isolate BAREFJ2019XMU chromosome 24, ASM4173473v1, whole genome shotgun sequence genomic interval TTCACAGAATGGGCATTTCAGCGCTTCTTCAGTATTGCGTTTGATGGATTTACGACGTGGCTCACTGTCCTCAAAGAGGCTGATGTCATCCTCGTGGCGACGGCGACGACGGTACTCTTCAaagtcatcatcctcttcctccagaTCCATGGTGTCGCACTCCATGTCGTGACTCAGGGGgccaaatttcttcttcttcaggcgcGGGTCAGTCTGGGTCTGCACTGAGCGACGGTTGCCCGTCTCAAAGATGGTGTGGACCTCCACAAACTCCTCGCCAGGTGTCTGGGTCCCCATCTCTGACATGTAGCTGGAGTCCTCCATGCTGATGGAGGAGGCCTCCACCTGGCTCATGTCTGCTGTTGTCTCCAACTCCTCAAAGGTGTAGGCATCCTGTGAGTTGACCACAGGTGTGCTTGTGGACCCACCAATCATAGTCACTGACTGTGAGGCAATGACATGAACTGTAGGGGCAGCTGGGGTTCCCGGCTCTGGGGCTGCTGGAGTGGattcaccctcttcctcctcttcttcctcctcttcttcttcctcctcctcctctgcttgcTTCTCTACTGGCTCCTCTTTGACACGAGCCATCCCTGCAGGGACAATCTGGATTTCTGCCTGGGAGCGAGGCTTTTTACGCGGGGAGGACGCAGGAGAAGCTGGAGTGACTGTCTGTGATGTGGTGGATGTTTCTTCCTCATGTACCCGTTTCCGTCCCCGCCGCACCATTTCTTGGGGTTCCGCTTCTGGTTCAGGCTGAgaatcttcatcatcttctcgtCGCGATCTGGTCCTCCCTCttcgggagggggtggaaggtgtAGAGGTTTCATCCTGTTTGTTTTTGGCTTTCTCCGCTTCCTGTGCGCCACTCCTTCGGGGCAAGCGGGGACTGGCCCGCCCTTCCTCAGCCTCCACATCCTTCTTCCCACCACTGCTTTTGCTAGCGACTTCACTGGCAGCCTGTTTCTTGGGCCGTCCAGGGCGTCTGTTCTTGCCTTCCTCTTGGGATTCCTGAGCTTCCTCTTCTGTTTCTTCCATGCTCTCTTCTTCTGGCTCTGCCTCCTCTTCAGGTGGCGCCTCTACCACATCTTTCTTTGGGCGCCCTCGCCCACGTTTGACAGCAGGTGTGCTCGCTGCTGGAGTTGCTTCTTTTGCTGaaggtgtgtctgttttcttgggCCTACCTCTCCCCCGACCAGACTCCTGAGAGCTTTGGGGCGTTGCCTCTGCAGGCTTGCttttctctgtcacttcctcctctGGGACTGGCTCCTTGCGAGGTCGCCCGCGCCCACGGCCTGGTGTTGCTGTTGgggttttcttctcttccttttgctTGGGTTCTGGCTCCTCATCCATGTAACGTCTGGGGGGCCTGGTGGCTCGACGAGGGGTTTCTCCCACCAccgtttctttctccttctcttgctCAGGTTCCTCTGTTGATATTTCTGATTTTCtgccccttcttcctttcttttcagtaGTGTCTGGTTCTGCTGGAGTGTCCTCCTCCTGAGGTTTGGGCTTAGGTGGACGGCCACGCCTTTTCTCTGGGGCTGGAGTGGGCTTTTCACTCTGCTGTGTCTCAGTCTTGTCAGAGTCTTTGGAGGATTTGGCAGACCGGGTCGGTTTGGAAGGCTGGGGTTCCTCCTTCTTGCCAGATGTGCTCTGCTCAGCTTCTGGCTCTGGGTCATCAAAACCAAAAGCAGAAGCAGCTGCTTTCCGAGCAGCTGCCAGTTTCTCTGGAGATCGAATGGTCCTTTTGGTGGGAGAGGCCCTGACCTCCACACTGGGCTCTTCACTCTCATGAGTAGGGGACAAAATCTGGCTCCTTATGGCTTCTGCAGGGAGCTGCATGACATCCTTATctgctgtcttgtctgtttcctcttgctcctcctcctcctcctcttcttctgcttctttggtctcctcttcttccttatcTGCTTTTTCACCCCCTTCAtcgtcctcttcctcatcttcctccagaTTAATGATACGTGTTTCTCCTTCGTCATCCGCTCCTCCTCGCAAGGCCTCACCTGGCTGCAACAGCCCTCCCTCTTCATCATCCCTATCATCATCTGCTTCTCCCTCCTGCAGGGCCTGACCTCCctcctcattcccctgcccatcCTGCATAGAAACCGTTtcttccaccacctcttcctcccctccctcccccacctccatcatcaccacagtcTCCCCCTCTGCACACTCCTGGCCATTCTGGGCGATGACTACATACTCCGTGGTGCCTGAGGCAGCGTCTGCAGCATTGTCCTCCTGCAACAGGTTCTTGGGGATCTCCATTGTCTGTAGCACCTGAGCATCTGTCACTGTACCTccgttctcctccccctccttccccacaaaGTGCTCTTCTGTGTCTGCCATCACCTGCAAAATACCAATACCACATGTCAAACAGGACTCAACATTTGGCACATGTGTGGAATGTTTCTTCAGCATTAAGTCTCAACATCTTGCAGATTTCTATAATTAGGATTTTAATATCCGGTGGACATGTCAAACATACCCCTTTTTCTAATATGGTGAAaatgacagctttttttttttctttcttttttttttttttttttttttcaggagtggGGATGATGGGAACTCACTGGCTCtccttttcttctgcatttgtgggttgcaactcctaCAAAGTTATCCAAATGTACAAGTACAATGACCCTGTAACCCAACACTCTGACAGTCGTAATTCGTTTTGGAGGGCACgcaaatctccatccttaaccttttcaaccctggggagttaaCAGCTTCGACAAATTTTCGTGCCACACTGATTCGGAAAAAACTCAGACAAAAATACTGTTCTTCCTCAAAATTACATGTGGACACTTCCAGAAATGCTGAAGAAGTTAGTACCCTTTCCCTGCAGTTTATGCATATATGTAAGAAAGAGAAAACTGTTATAATTGGACACGTTTCTTATGCCAGAGCAATGCTCGGGCACAGGGCTATATTAAGTTTACTCACCAGGCATCCTACTCATACTGGGATTCAAATTGAGGAATCAAGGTGTGAACATGTGCACATGATCCATACCCACTGAACAAATAATTTTTCTCATAACATGTTTTTATTAACTGACTTATGATATCAACTGATGTACAATGGAAATTACAGATTGGTTTTGAATCATGCCATCTATTCTTTCAAGGTGACAATATAGGTCTtcccacatatacatatatattgtctGCTTCAATGTAGCCATTCAATTTGTCCATATTTGTGCATGATTTCATTTGTCACTGATATATTCGCATTACcaaagtgtgtgtacatgtcatacAAGTATATATACACTTCTGGAACTAGTATAGGTTATAAATTTCTTGAAAGATTAGCATGGGGAGAAAACAGGGAGATTTGTATGCCACAATGTGCGAGTCACATGTCCTTATACAAAGTTGGAGTGTGCACGCAtgcaactgtgtgtgtttgtgagcatgtaCACAagcatgaaagtgtgtgtgcatgcatgttttctgATGCTTGAGTGTGCTTGTACATCActatgactatgtgtgtgtgtgtgtgtcagagtgtgtgtgtgtgtaagtgtgtgt includes:
- the LOC143299054 gene encoding uncharacterized protein LOC143299054 is translated as MADTEEHFVGKEGEENGGTVTDAQVLQTMEIPKNLLQEDNAADAASGTTEYVVIAQNGQECAEGETVVMMEVGEGGEEEVVEETVSMQDGQGNEEGGQALQEGEADDDRDDEEGGLLQPGEALRGGADDEGETRIINLEEDEEEDDEGGEKADKEEEETKEAEEEEEEEEQEETDKTADKDVMQLPAEAIRSQILSPTHESEEPSVEVRASPTKRTIRSPEKLAAARKAAASAFGFDDPEPEAEQSTSGKKEEPQPSKPTRSAKSSKDSDKTETQQSEKPTPAPEKRRGRPPKPKPQEEDTPAEPDTTEKKGRRGRKSEISTEEPEQEKEKETVVGETPRRATRPPRRYMDEEPEPKQKEEKKTPTATPGRGRGRPRKEPVPEEEVTEKSKPAEATPQSSQESGRGRGRPKKTDTPSAKEATPAASTPAVKRGRGRPKKDVVEAPPEEEAEPEEESMEETEEEAQESQEEGKNRRPGRPKKQAASEVASKSSGGKKDVEAEEGRASPRLPRRSGAQEAEKAKNKQDETSTPSTPSRRGRTRSRREDDEDSQPEPEAEPQEMVRRGRKRVHEEETSTTSQTVTPASPASSPRKKPRSQAEIQIVPAGMARVKEEPVEKQAEEEEEEEEEEEEEEEGESTPAAPEPGTPAAPTVHVIASQSVTMIGGSTSTPVVNSQDAYTFEELETTADMSQVEASSISMEDSSYMSEMGTQTPGEEFVEVHTIFETGNRRSVQTQTDPRLKKKKFGPLSHDMECDTMDLEEEDDDFEEYRRRRRHEDDISLFEDSEPRRKSIKRNTEEALKCPFCEKAFIGLVKHIKGKHSEEPDYEEEMRNAKWRERIMKVSTAGSEEAGDTCTECGKVTKNMKRHMELHQQNRMQIPCPICSKVVLKTGMSSHMRTVHSGRKPYKCPHCDYSSAFRGNLNTHIKGMHLHTRQYLCNTCKAAFKTLGALIGHTKRVHEGWKSPNQKIFICSVCEKRFTKKYHVDRHMLIHTGEKPHKCTDCGRCFNNKSNLMSHIQLVHKKLSPYMCDMCHETFKRKKLLLEHIGKVHVAHGEAAKAMQAYIRKIEDESVDDESMELQDGEHGGQQQTITIAAAEDGAEGQTVYQMPDGTYQAVVTDASQVLQGQTFTTLQTDGGQETIIIVQAADPNEVTHAIVEGEEGVEFTMQPAEEEPSTSATIFTAQMQT